The sequence below is a genomic window from Coffea arabica cultivar ET-39 chromosome 8e, Coffea Arabica ET-39 HiFi, whole genome shotgun sequence.
CATTTGACAGGTTAAAAGAAAAGGTTGCTTGTGGAGGCTAATAAGACTGTTGGGTTGCTCTCAGTTGGAGATTTTATTGGGCTTTATTATTGGATTTTGGAAGCTCGAGTCTTCTGGGATTTGCAGAGGAAAAAGGTCTATCGTTGAGCAGAAAATCTGCGGTTCGAGAAATGTAAGTTTTTAGATCTGAATTCGAATTTATTAATTGTGATAAAAAAAATGGGACTTTGGACTAGAATTCCTGCTAGTAATCTCTAACTAAGATCCAATATCCTTCAAGTTTCAATCTTTGTTGATATTTCCACTACCGCAGGGATATGTAACTAAGGAGAGTAGTAACTTTGATGGCATGCGTGGGCATTATGTTTGTATTGAGTTTTGGCATATTTCTTGGAGGATTAAACGTATTCAGTTCTTGTGTCATGAGCCTGTATTAATTGAATTGGATATCTCATTGTTTGTAAGTTGTAACAACttcattcttgcattttctgccTTTATAAGCTTTACGGTGGCTCTGTTGTATTAATTCCGAGCTGGTCATGATTGACGGTTGTGCCTTGGCCTTTCGCATTGTTTGGTTTTGTATTTGCCTTCCCAGTAGCACGATAAATGTCGTGCTTAGTAATCCTTCTAACATAATTATATTTGTTATTGGATgcactctctctcctcctctGTAGCTTTGTGCTAGTTGCATTGCTTAATTTATTCATAGGCTGAAAGTTCTCAAGTTTTATCTTCTTGTCATAGGTGCTGCCTTTGGTAGAGTTTGTTGCTATTTTTGGTACATGGGAACAAGTTATCAGAAATATGGATGCTGGGGAAGATAGTTCTAGATTTGCACCAAGACCAAGTACAGCTTCGAGGAATTTGTCATCCTCATCTTCAGCGTTCTTTTCAGCAAATCAATCACCTTTTTTCTCTCCAAGATCACCAACATGTCAGTTACCAGCACGTTCAGACAATTCAAGTCATGCTACCAGTATGTTCATTGATCCCCTAAATGCCTTTTCGAGAATTGCTTACTTAGAATCCTTAAGAAATGTGACTTTTGCTTTGCCAGATGCTTATCCTAGTGCTGCAGCTTCTTGTCCTCCAATTGATCTTCAGAAGTTGGAACAAGTTTCTTCTTCAACATGCATTTCTGACTGCAGACTGTCAAGCTTTGTACGTGGTCAACAGTATCGTGAAAATGATTATATGAGGCCCATAGTGAAGCAGAAAAAGCTGGGGAAGATGAATGAAACTTCAGTAAATTCGACTTCTACTTCTTCTTGCTCAAATAGATTGAGGAGTTGTGACGTGTACATAGGCTTCCATGGTCGCAAACCATTATTACAACGCTTTACTAATTGGCTTCGTGCTGAGTTGGAGGCTCAAGGGTTGAGTTGCTTTGTAACAGATAGAGCTCGTTGTCGAAATTCCAGGAAACATGCTATTGTTGAAAGGGTGATGGATGCTTGTACATTTGGGGTTGTGATCTTAACAAGGAAGTCCTTCAGAAATCCATATACAATTGAAGAGCTGCGGTTTTTCTCAAGCAAGAAAAATTTGGTTCCGATATACTTTGATCTGGCTCCAGAGGACTGCTTAGTCAGGGATATAATAGAGAAACAAGGGGAGCTATGGGAAAAACATGGTGGAGAGCTCTGGGTACTCTATGGAGGACTGGAGAAGGAATGGAGAGATGCTGTTTGTGCCCTTTCTCGTGTGGACGAGTGGAAACTTGAGGCTCATGATGGGAAGTGGAGAGATTGCATACTCAGGGCTGTTACTCTTTTGGCATTGAGATTGGGAAGGAGAAGTGTCGTCGATAGATTAACAAAGTGGAGAGAGCAGGCAGAGAAGGAAGAATTCCCTTTCCCAcgaaatgaaaattttgttgGCAGGAAGAAGGAATTATCAGAGCTGGAATTTATGCTTTTTGGCGATGTTAGTGGAGATGCAGAAAAGGACTATTTTGAGCTAAAGGCCAGACCTAGGAGAAAGAATCTGACCATTGGCTGGGGTAGGAGCAATTCAGTAGATGAGAAGAGAAAGGGGCGACAAAGCGAAAACAGCAAGAGAAAGGGGAAAGAACCTGTTGTCTGGAAGGAATCTGAGAAGGAGATTGAAATGCAGAACAATGATTTTCCAGAATCACAGCAGCATACCCCAAAACTTAAGAGTAATGCAAAGCATGGTAGGAGAAGGAGATCCATGAAGGTTGTCTATGGAAAGGGTATTGCTTGCGTCTCAGGAGATTGGGGAATGGGCAAGACAGAGCTCCTTCTTGAGTTTGCATACAGATTTCATCAGAGATACAAAATGGTTCTCTGGATAGGAGGCGAAAGTAGGTATATCAGGCAAAATTATTTGAACTTGTGGCCGTTTTTAGAGGTTGATGTAGGAGTGGAAAATTGTCTGGGAAAAAGCCGGATAAAGAGCTTTGAAGAGCAGGAAGATGCTGCCATAGCCAGAGTTCGGAAGGAACTCATGCGAAACATACCTTTTCTGGTTGTAATTGATAACTTAGAGAGTGAAAAGGACTGGTGGGATCACAAACTTGTAATGGATCTTCTTCCTCGTTTTGGGGGAGAAACCCATGTCATCATATCCACACGCCTTTCTCGTGTGATGAATTTAGAACctttaagactttcttacctaTCAGGAATTGAGGCAATGTCTTTAATGCAAGGGAATGTCAAGGATCTTCCATTACCAGAGCTTGATGCTCTACGGGCAATTGAGGAAAAACTTGGAAGGATAACTTTGGGCCTTGCTATTGTGGGAGCAATTTTGTCTGAACTTCCTATAAATCCAAGTAGGCTTTTGGATACCATTAATAGAATGCCTTCCAGGGACATGATGTGGAGTGGTAGAGAAAGTCATTCATTGAGGCGAAATCATTTCCTTCTACAACTTTTTGAGGTTTGTTTTTCAATATTCGACCATGCAGATGGACCAAGGTGTTTGGCGACAAGAATGGTTCTAGCTAGTGGTTGGTTTGCACCAGCACCAATTCCCATTTCTCTTTTAGCTCTGGCAGCTAACAAGATCCCTGAGAAACACCCGCGCCAGCAGCTCTGGAAGAAAGTATTGAGCTCATTAACTTGTGGCTTCACATCCTCATATTCTAGAAGATCTGAAGCAGAAGCATCTTCATTACTCTTGAGGTTTAATTTTGCTAGAGCATGTATGAAGGAAGGTTGTATCCATTTCAACCCACTTCTGAAGCTTTATGCCCACAAgagaggagtcattggagttgCACAAGCCATGGTACAAGCTGTAATAAGTCGAGGATCTATTAACCAGCATTCTGAGCACATATGGGCAGCATGTTTTCTGCTCTTCAGATTTGGAAATGACCCTATAGTTGTTGAGCTTAAGGTGACCGATTTATTATTTCTTGTTAAAGAAGTTATCTTACCGCTTGCAATCAGGGCATTCATCACATTCTCACGATGCAGTGCTGCCCTAGAACTTCTTAGGCTTTGTACCGATGCATTAGAAGCTGCAGATCAAGCATTTGTCACCCCAGTTGACAAGTGGTTGGATAAGTCCCTCTGCTGGAAACCTATCCAAACTAATGCCCAGTTGAATCCTTGCCTTTGGCAGGAGCTTGCATTGTCAAGAGCTACAGTGCTAGAAATCAGATCGAAGCTAATGATGAGAGGGGGACAATTTGATATAGGGGACGATCTAATTAGGAAGGCTGTGTTTATTCGAACTTCCATCTGCGGTGACGACCATCCTGACACCATTTCTGCAAGGGAAACCCTTGCCAAACTTACAAGACTCCTTGTTAATGTTCAAAGCCATACTTCAccataaataacttttttcctTGTAAGCATAGTTCATGGCAGCCACAcacaattttgaataaataacgTTTCAGTTCAGAAGAAAAGTTCAGTGCCATTTCTACATGAATTAGATAGCCATTCTTTccaaaaattctttatattgCTCTATGAAATGTAAATCATTATTGTCATTCATTCACTCTGTGTTAGCTGTTGTTTCTGAACCGTTTAACGTGCTGTTTACAGCTATCCTTGTTGACTGAGTTTCTTGTGAACAGAGCCTtgaaggtaaaaaaaaatagtgtTGCATCAAGTAATATGTGCCTAATATAGCCTCTATCGTTTTAACCTTTGATGCACCTGCCTACTGCTTACTCTCCCACTATAGATGTAGTGGAGCTAACTGCTGCCAATTGATATAGCCACCATGGAGCTAACTCCTTATTCTCCAAAATATGTTCCTGCTTCTCTGTTGAAAAACGGTTCCCATTCTGGTTTTCCTTCGGCTAAGGATAGGAAGAAGTCCGATGAATGAAAAAAACGAGACGTTTTTGGTCACGCCAAGTATTTTGTGCTAAATTTGTTTAATGCAACATAAAGGATTGGGACTGGTTATGCATGTAGTGCATGTGGTTCTGAAATGTACGTGGTTGTATTTGTTGCCTGTATTTAAACTATTCTAGATAAGCTAGGAGATTTGCTGTAGTTAGTCATCTCAGTTTCTTAATTGGCTGTACCATTGCATGACACTTGAAAAGTGCCTCTTGCTAACAGTTCTGAAGGGTAAAAGATAAGAGAAAGGAAGCAGAGATCAGGGCTTCTGATCTATTTAAATCATATGCTCTGAGCCTCCGAATAATGTTAGCAAGCAGACTATTCTGTATTTAGCTTTGCTTCTTTTGGCATTCTTAAACTGGCAAGCAGCTGAATTAGTATGTTGCTTATTGTCTTTTAGTCTGTTGACCTGATTGAGGTGATTGACAGCAAacataagaagtaaatcaaacaTTTTTTGTGTGGCATAGAAGGGATACACTCAAGTGCAAGCCACCAGTTTAGGCAAGGAAGGCGAGTATCTCATGTTATGAGATTATGAAATAGCTTTTTAACAGCTCTAATTCAATTTATGCTGTAATTGCTCAAGGGAAATAGAAACAGCGCTGCATGCCCTAATAGACTGCCAATGGATAACAGAAATATGGAAAAAATTGGTACACCCAAATCATTGGAAGGATTTCTGGGAGGAGGACCTCACCTAACTGAATGGATTGACTGGAATTTAACCAGAAGACTTAAGTTGGGGGATCATAATCCAGTTGATTGTCTACCATTCGTGGGCAGCAAGGAATGAGTTCCAAGCATCGCGAGAGAAACATAAGATGGAAACCACCATAGCAGCCTTGCTAAAGCAGGCTTCACTAGCACAGAGGGCAATGCAGAACCAAGCAATCAGCTTtgacaaagaaataaaaatgatcAACTGGAGTAAACCTCCAACAGGCTGGAGTGGATGGGGCAGCTGCAGGGAATCCAGGGAAGGCAGGTGCAGGTGGACTACTGAGGGATGAGATGGCATGGTGGGAGGGGGGATTCCTAGCAAATATAGGAACAGCAAGCAACATCATAGCATAGCTGCGGGCACTTTTGAAGGGAGAGAGGCTATAGTAAGATTATAATCGAAATGGATTCACTTGCATGTTTAAAAATCTAGTGGAGCAAAATCCTACTGCAAGCCCCCATACAAATTTGATCAAGAGGGAAATGAAGGCACGAAACTGGGAATGCAAGATGATCCACACTTGGCGAGAGGGCAATGTTTGTGCAGACTATCTAGCGAAGGAAAGTTTAAAGACAAGTGCTGGAGTCACTTGGATCGAAAGTCCCTGGCAGAACTTGGCAACATTCCTAGCAGCAGACATCATGGGAGTCAGTACCTCCAGACTACTTTCCATGTAATAGGCCACGGCCTTCCAaagtacccaaaaaaaaaaaaaatgaaatagctTTTCAACCAGCTAATTAGGATGGCCATTCGGTTTTCTTCTGAttgatagtctatgatttgCAGAAATTTACTCTGGGTCAACAGGGATTATGCACTAATAAACTGTACTACCAGTAATACCTACTACTTTGTTGCGTATTGTCTGGCTTTGATTTTGTTGAGATGTGCAGCATGCTTTGGAGCTGATACTCTTATCGCCAGTTGCAGTATGATGTAAGGAAAGAGTAGATAGCTCTTATGTAGAGATTCCCAAGATTCTACCCTCCCGAGTTGCAGGTGTTCTTGGATCCTTTCATATTAATAGACTTTTCCGGATTATTGTCAACACAATCGGCAGGTCGTGGACGCCAGATCCTGCATGCTTTTTATAGAGTTCGCTAGAGTCATATCAGcagaattttttcttgttcATATGAACAGATTTACTAGTGAAATTTTAGTAGTATTCGCTGAGAAATCTAGGAGGACTCCACCTCTCTTTTGCACCGTGTATTAGAAGATCATTTTCTTATGGATTATTTGCAGAGACGTTTCCAGAACATGCAATCATTTCCGGTATTTTTATGAGCTTCTATAAGCTGTACTTGTGGATAAAACAAGAAATCGAGTATAATTGCTGTGCTTAATGTTTAAgaatttacttttctttcattGTTGATTATGAACTTCACCCTACAATAGGAGTTAGAAATCCAGGCCATGGTGCTTCATAATCATCATTCAATTTCAACAAATTGGACAAAATGAGGGTTCACGTAGGGCTGTAAACTAACTGAGCCCTTAACAAATAGTTCTAGCTCGATTCATTAAGAGCTCGATTCATGAAGCGCTCGATTCGAGTTCGATTTTCATTTATAGAAATTAGGATTCATTTATAGTATCGAATCAGGTTCGAACTTGTAGATATTTGGTTGATTAAGGCTCAATTtgattcaaataatttttaacattTTTATTTAAAGTGTTTGTTAGTATTTCATATAAacttatatatttattatttttattatatagaTATTATATATGCATTGGTGATGACTTAAtattaaaaatgaaaagttaaataaattttcaaacTCGATTCATCGAATATTAAATCGAATCGAGCTCAAGCTTAAATTTTGAATTCGTATAGAATTCGAGTTCATATTTGAATTGAGTCAAAAATTTCGAATCAAGCTGGAATCGTGAAAAGTTAGATTCAATTCGTTCACGCCATAGTTCCATGCTACTGTCAGGATCTGAGGTTCCTTGGCCAGAATTCTTCACCGGAATCCAAGTGGATGAGGGGTTTTGAGACGAGAAGAAGACAAGGAGAGGGAATGAAacagggagagagagagagagaatatcCGGACAGGAATGAGAAAGAGAAACAGATTAACTGATTCTGATCTTAATTGCCATTTATGTTACAATCCAGGGTTTTATGCAAAAATATCTCAACTAACTACAATTAATGACTAACAGACCGTTTCAAGTAGGACGACACCGTTTTGATTAAACGCATGCCTTATTGAATAAAACGCATACCACTACAAATAACAGTTCCTGACAATCCCTCCCTCTTAAGGCAAAGCTTGTCCtcaagctggaaaatttggaaattgCCTGTCAATGAAGCTCTTATCCTCCCATGACGATTCTGATTCAGGTAGATGATCCCACTTAACCAGATATTGAATAACCGGCTCCGAATTCCTCATAGTGACCCTACTCCTAAGGATTTTCTCAGGTTTCAGCAAGCATTGGTCAGCTGAATCTAAAGCAGGTAATGTAGGTTCAATAGCTTGTGTGCTTCCCACCCTTTTCTTTAATAACGAAACATGGAAGACTGGATGGATTCGGGCTCTATCCGGTAGCAACAACTTGTAAGCCACGGCTCCGACTTTGGCCACCACCTGGAAAGGTCCATAATATTTAGCAGTGAGCTTCAGACTTTTGCGAATGGCCACTGTCTGTTGTCTATGCGGCTGCAACTTGAGGAATACCCAATCTCCCACCTGTAAAGTCCTCTCTGTCCTGTGCTTATCCGCAAAGAACTTCATACGATTCTGGGCTTTGGCTAGGTTCTCCTTGATGAGAGACAGCACTTGGAGTCTAGCCTGTACCAGACTAGCTGCAGCAGGAATGATACTGTCATGAAATGGTCCCAGAGGAATGTGATTTGGCTTGTACCCGTACAGTGCTTCAAAAGGGGAAATTTGCAGACTGGTATGGAAGTTGGTATTGTACCAGAGTTCAGCCGTGGGTAGCCAATTACTCCAGTGAGTAGGGTGGTCACTGCACATACACCTGAGGTAATTCTCTAAACATTGATTAACCCTCTCACTCTGCCCATCAGACTGGGGGTGATAGGAAGAACTATAGTGTAGGCTAATCCCCAACATGTGGAATAACTCTTGCCAGAATCTACTAATAAAAATCTTGTCCCTATCAGAAATTATGGAATCTGGTAAACCATGTAGTTTGTAGACATTGTCAAGGAAAACCTGGGCTATGTGCTGAGCTATGTAAGGATGTGTGAGTCTTATGAAGTGACTGAATTTAGTTAGGCGATCCACCACTACCAAAATGGTATCGTATCCCTGAGATGAAGGTAACTGCTCGATGAAATCCATGGAAATATGTGACCAAGCCTGTTGAGGTATGGGAATAGGCTGCAATAGTCCCGGATAGGGAACATTTTCATGCTTATTGCGCTGACAGATATCACAAGATTGCACAAACTGAATGACGTCCCTCTTAATCCCAGGCCAGTGAAATATAGCTTGTATTCTCTGTAAGCATCCCCTCTGGCCCGAATGTCCCCCCACGACTGAATCGTGTAAAGCTTTGATTAGGTTGTTTCTGATATTGTTGGCAGATCCCACATATAATTTCCCTTTGAATCTTAGCAGCCCCTGATCCATATGGTAATCCGGGTCAGCAGTAGAATCCAGGAGCAGTTGAGCTATCTTCTGCTGAGCTTCTGGATCCCCATCATAACTCTCAACCAGCTCCTGCATCCAAGCTGGCTGTACGGAGGAAATGGCACACAAGTGGTGTGCAGAGGCTTGGTAGTCTGCGGTTTCGTCTCCCTTCCTTCTGGATAGAGCATCCGCTGCGCCATTGTCCGAACCCTTCTTGTACTGAATCTCGTAGTCTAATCCCAGCAATTTGGTGAGCCACTTGTGCTGCAAGGGATGTGTAAGCCGTTGCTCCAACAAGTGCTTAAGAGCCTGGTGATCAGTTTTTATAACGAAATGATGGCCGACCAAGTAATGCTTCCATTTGGTGACTGCCAGCACCAAAGCATATAGTTCCTTTTCATACACAGACAGTCCCAAGTTTTGAGGAGATAAAGCTTTACTGATGAAGGCTATGGGATGACCCTGCTGCATTAGGATTGCCCCAATACCCACATCGCAGGCATCAGTTTCAATTACAAAAGGCAACTCGAAGTTGGGCATGCTTAGAACTGGTGCAGTGGTCATAGCCTTCTTGAGATCTTCAAAGGCTATCTGAGCTTTATGGTCCCAGGCAAAGCCTTCTTTCTTCAGTAACTGTGTGAGAGGCTTACAAATTAACCCATACCCCTTGATAAATCTTCTATAGTACCCCGTTAATCCTAGGAATCCTCTCAACTCCTTGACGGTGTTAGGCGTAGGCCAGGCCTTGATGCAATCAACTTTGGCTGAATCCATACTCACCCCTTCACCAGAAATCACATGTCCCAAGTATTCTACAGATGTCTGAGCAAAATAGCACTTAGACTTCTTACAATAGAGCTGGTTGTCAGCCAAGACCTGGAGGACAGTTTGCAAGTGTTGTACATGTAACTCTAAAGTTGGGCTATAGATTAGGATATCGTCGAAAAATACCAACACGAACTTCCTCAAAAAAGGTTGAAATACCCTATTCATCAAAGATTGAAACGTCGCTGGAGCATTGGTtagcccaaatggcatcaccAGAAATTCAAAGTGTCCATGGTGTGTTTGGAAAGCAGTCTTGTAAGTATCTACTGCCTTAACTCTCAGTTGGTGGTAACCAGCTCTGAGATCCAATTTAGTCATGTATTTGGTGCCATGCAGTTCGTCCAGTAACTCATCAATGTTAGGAATGGGAAATCTATCCTTAACGGTCAGGTCATTCAGCTTTCTGTAGTCTATGCATAGCCTCCAGGAGTTATCTTTTTTCTTAACTAGCAATACAGGTGAAGCAAATGGACTTGTGCTATGTACAATGATTCCATTGGTAAGCATTTCAGCTACTTGTTTCtcaatttcagttttatgggAATGAGGATACCTGTAAGGTTTGAGTTTAAAGGGTTCAGCCCCTGGTTTGAGGTTAATCTGATGGTCCAGCTCCCTTTCTGGGGGTAAGCCTGTTGGCGTCGCAAACACCTGGGGATATTGCCGTAGGACCCTCTCTACTGGTTCTGGAACATCTCCCAACCGGTCCCCTTTTAGTTCCATATGGAGTGCTGCACTTTCCCTTCGTTTCTCCTGAATGAATGTCCTGAGGTCTTTCCCCCTCACTAGCTCCAATGTAGGCTGGTTGATGAATCCTTGGAGATGGAGTAGCTCCCCTCTGTCGCTGAGGGCAATGCTGAGAGTGTGAAAAGCAAAGGTGATAGGACTGAATTGGCACATCCAGTCAACCCCAAGGATGATGTCCCATCCTCTCAGTTCCATTACCTTAAGGTCAAATTGGAATTGATAATCTTGTATCAGCCATGCTACTTTGGGGCAGATGGCTCCACTTGTAATATCCGTTCCATCTGCTAGTGTTACGATGAAAGGATTCACGGTCTGGTAAGGCAGGTGCAGTAGACTGGCTAGCTTGTGGTGTATGAAGCTATCAGAGCTCCCTGTGTCCACCAAAACCTTAACTGGTAGGCCACCCATATTGCCCATCAACATAATAGATTTCCT
It includes:
- the LOC113703274 gene encoding uncharacterized protein is translated as MDAGEDSSRFAPRPSTASRNLSSSSSAFFSANQSPFFSPRSPTCQLPARSDNSSHATNAYPSAAASCPPIDLQKLEQVSSSTCISDCRLSSFVRGQQYRENDYMRPIVKQKKLGKMNETSVNSTSTSSCSNRLRSCDVYIGFHGRKPLLQRFTNWLRAELEAQGLSCFVTDRARCRNSRKHAIVERVMDACTFGVVILTRKSFRNPYTIEELRFFSSKKNLVPIYFDLAPEDCLVRDIIEKQGELWEKHGGELWVLYGGLEKEWRDAVCALSRVDEWKLEAHDGKWRDCILRAVTLLALRLGRRSVVDRLTKWREQAEKEEFPFPRNENFVGRKKELSELEFMLFGDVSGDAEKDYFELKARPRRKNLTIGWGRSNSVDEKRKGRQSENSKRKGKEPVVWKESEKEIEMQNNDFPESQQHTPKLKSNAKHGRRRRSMKVVYGKGIACVSGDWGMGKTELLLEFAYRFHQRYKMVLWIGGESRYIRQNYLNLWPFLEVDVGVENCLGKSRIKSFEEQEDAAIARVRKELMRNIPFLVVIDNLESEKDWWDHKLVMDLLPRFGGETHVIISTRLSRVMNLEPLRLSYLSGIEAMSLMQGNVKDLPLPELDALRAIEEKLGRITLGLAIVGAILSELPINPSRLLDTINRMPSRDMMWSGRESHSLRRNHFLLQLFEVCFSIFDHADGPRCLATRMVLASGWFAPAPIPISLLALAANKIPEKHPRQQLWKKVLSSLTCGFTSSYSRRSEAEASSLLLRFNFARACMKEGCIHFNPLLKLYAHKRGVIGVAQAMVQAVISRGSINQHSEHIWAACFLLFRFGNDPIVVELKVTDLLFLVKEVILPLAIRAFITFSRCSAALELLRLCTDALEAADQAFVTPVDKWLDKSLCWKPIQTNAQLNPCLWQELALSRATVLEIRSKLMMRGGQFDIGDDLIRKAVFIRTSICGDDHPDTISARETLAKLTRLLVNVQSHTSP